Part of the Sphaerochaeta associata genome is shown below.
TGAATTCCACAATAACCCGGTAACCTACTCATTGGATGAGATTGAGCAAGAACTTGGTTTGCAATGAAATACCACGTAGAGTTTTCCAATGATGCGCGAAAAACATTGAAAAAAATGGATAAACATATCAGCCTGATGCTTGTTGCTTGGATTCGCAAACATTTGGAAGATTGCACAAATCCCTATCAAAGTGGTAAAAGCCTGACTGCCGATCGAAGTGGCCAATGGCGGTATCGAATAGGGGACTATCGACTGATTGCTGAAATCTTAGAAGATCGTGTGGTGATTCTTATTCTTCATGTAGGTCACCGCATAGATGTTTATACTCAGTAACTTTTGCTTTCATCGAACGTTGCTGTTGAATGACCGGGCGATCTCGGGCAGATAGTGGTCATGATTGACGAACAACTGACTGATCAGGATGCCCAGCCCTGTGATGTTCACACCCAGTCCGGCGACCCCGGTCCAGGCGGCCCACATTGGCGTGGTGGGAGGGTCGACTGAGTCGTTCTTGAGAAAGAGGGGGGTGAGCATCATGGTCAGGCCGGCGAGTTCAGTTATCAGGCCGGCTTGCATCCAGTCACTCTGCTTCTTCATGGCACGCTCAAGCTCTGCAATCAATGAACGGGTATGCTGATCCAGCTCTTGTGTTTTCAGCACGTCGAAGAACTGCAGAACCTCGCTCTCTCTTCCCCAGCCTGTTTCCATGGTATAGGTCTGCCCCTTGTAGGTATACCTTGGAGAAACCTCATAAGCGCCGCCTCTTTGTCTGGGATGGTAGACGATTCTGTTCCAATCGACGGCTATCAGGCTTTCCACGTCAACATTCGTTCGTGTGACCAGGAGCGCGTCATGGGGATAGACAATCTGATTCCCTTTCAGGTCCTCGAACAACAACGCTTTGTCAGCCTCGTATCGGACGATCAGGCCGATATGCATCGAGCCGTCGGTGAGGACGACAAGATCGCTTGCCCAAAGAACGGACAAGGAAAGCAGACAACAGAGTAGAATGCGTTTCATACAGGTTCCTTCTGCAAATAGGAGGCCCGCCGGATTCGGCAGGCCTCATGATACATGGCATTAAAGTATGATTATCTGGTCTCGCTCGGGACCGACGGAGATGTACCTGATCGGGCATCCGACAAGCTCCCCGAGGCGCTTGCAGTATGCTTGGGCCTTCGGCGGCAGGTCTTCCCACTTCCGGGCTTCGGTGGTGGGAGTCATCCAACCATCGAACTCCTCGTAGATGGGCTCTGCTATCTCCTGCAGGGCCGTCTCGGGCAGATAGGTGATAACCTCACCATTGACCCGGTAGGCTGTACAGACCTTGATCTTCTCAAAGGTATCGAGTACATCGAGCTTGGTAAGCGCAAGGCCGGTGAATCCGTTGATCCAGCAGGAGTAGTCGGCGGCCACGGCGTCGAACCAGCCGCAACGGCGGGGCCTGCCGGTGGTGGCTCCATACTCCCCGCCGATGGCTCTGAGTTTTTCAGCCGTCTCATCCAACAATTCAGTCATGAACGGACCGCCGCCCACACTGGTGGAGTAGACTTTTGTAACTCCGATGACATGGTCGATGCGTCGGGGGCCCAAGCCGCTTCCGACTGCCGCGCCACCGCTGGTGGGGCTGCTGCTGGTGGTATAGGGGTAGATGCCCCAGTCGAGGTCGCGCATTACGCCCAGTTGACCCTCAAGCAGGATGCTCTTGTTCTCTTCATACGCTTGGCGGACGACCGGCAGCGTGTCTATGAGCATATGGCCGAATCGTTCCTTCCACTTGGCGCAGAGATCCATCAATTCATCGACGGTATACTCGGCAAGTCCGAAGTAGGCCAGCTCACGGTTCTTCTGTGGGAGTGCCATCTCGATGCGGTTTCTCAATCGGTCGAAATCGAGCAGGTCGGCGGCCCTGATTCCCGAACGAGTCGCCTTGTCGCTGTAGCAGGGACCGATGCCGCGCTTGGTGGTGCCGATCTGCATTTTCTGGGTCTTCGAACCCTCCTGGGCTCCATCGAGGGCCCGGTGATAGGGCATGATCAAATGGGCGCGTACATCGATGAACAGGTTGTTCACCTCCACGCCTTTTTGTGCAATGGAATCCAGTTCCTCGGCCATGGTTTCGAAGTTGACCACGGTTCCCGCTCCAACGATGTTCATCGTCTCGGGGTTGAAAATGCCTGAGGGTATGATATGCAGGGCGAACTTTCCCATCTCGTTGATGACGGTATGGCCTGCATTGTCCCCGCCTTGGTAGCGGATCACTAAATCTGAATTGACGGCCAGGTAGTCAACGACACGGCCTTTGCCTTCATCTCCCCACTGGGCTCCTACGATCGAAGTAACATTGCTCATCAATACAGCTCCTTGCCTTCTTTTGCAAATGACTGCAACATCAGCGCTTCTTTTTGGGTGTGGTCCTCGATCTCCTCGGCATCCCACGGGTATTTGATCCACAAATCAGCAAGCTCCATGCCTGCGAAATAGCGCTTGATTTCGGATGGGAATTCCACATCCTTCTCCTTGAGCTTGTTGTGCAGGACCAAAACAGCAATTTCTTCGGGATTGAACTTCAGAAGTTCTCCGACGCAGTATGCCAAGGTTGCCCGGGTATCGTCGACTTCGTCGATCAAGAGGACCTTCTTGCCGACCAGCTGTGATTGAACTTCATCGATCCACTGGATTTTGGTGGGGTGGTCCTTGTGCTTCTTGTCAATGCCATAGTAGGAGATGCCTACCGCGAAAATAGGGCGGTTGATGAAAGTCTTCATGATGCGTGCGGGAATGAAGCCGCCGCTTCCAATTGCAACGATTACATCGGGGTCGTAGCCGGATTCAAGCAACTCGAACGAGAGCTTTTTCACCAGCTTGTGTACCGAATTGTAACTGACGTAGAACTTCTTGTCGTCCATCTCTTACTCCTCAGGCTTGTGGATACATCTCTGCGATGTAGGGAAGGGTCCTGTGTTTTTCATTGTAGTCCAGGCCGTATCCGACAACCCAGACATCGGGAATGGTGAACCCGATGTAATCGATGTCCACCGGTACAATGTGCCGATCGGGTTTATCCAACAGTACGGCTGTGCGAACCGATTTGGGATTGCGGGTCTTGAAATTGCGGATCAGGTAGTCAAGGGTGTTGCCGCTGTCCAGGATGTCCTCGATGATGAGCACATGCTTGTCTTCCATGTTCTCACGGGTGTCCATCAGCAGTCTGACATTGCCGCTGTGGTCTCCATGGTATGATGATAGTGCGATGAAATCGACGACATGCTCGACATTCAATTTACGGGCGAGGTCGGCGATGAATATGAAGGAGCCCTTGAGTACCCCCACCAGAATCAACTTGCCTTCGCTGTCCTTATAATCGGCACTGATCTGCCGGGCAAGCTCGTCAACCCTGCGGTTGATCGTGTCTGCATCGATGAGAACACGGGCGAGATCCTCTGTCAAAGCAGGGATCGCGAGGGAATCTTTCATTGGGCCTCCTCAACGCAACAGATTGACTGTTGGAACATGTTCTGTATGTCAGTAGGAATATACGAAAAGTGGGACAGTGTCAATGTTGGCCGGGGCGGCTCGAAGGCCGTACTCCTGAAGGATTTTTGCTACTTGACCACACTATTGCGGCAATATTACACTGAAAGCAGAGAAAAGGAGGCCCATCATGTATGTTGACGTTCCTGTAGAACTTCTGCAAATGAATCCCTTTACCGCCATCGGAAAAGACGGGTTTCTTATTACCGCAGGCAGCAGTGAGAAATTCAACACCATGACTGCCTCCTGGGGGTCGATGGGAGTCCTGTGGGGGAGAAACATCCTTACCCTCTATGTCAGATCGAGTCGATACACCCATGAGTTCCTTGAGCAAAGCGAAGGTTTCACCGTCTCATTCTTCCCCCCGGAAATGAAGGACCGATTGCTCTGGTGCGGTCAGCACAGCGGACGGGACCATGACAAAATTGCGCAAACCGGCTTGAAAATCAATTACTTGACAGGACCGAAAGGAACCGAGCGTGTAACCTTCAAGCAGGCTTCGTTGGTTTTCTCTTGTACGAAAGCCGCCGTATTGCCGCTCGCCAAGGAGTCATTCCTCCTTCCTGAAATTGATTCGTTCTATAAGGATGGCGACTTCCATACGATATACATTGGATTTATTGACAGTATTCTTTCCAACCAATAGGATGGAACGACTACCAGAGAAGGCCACGAACCCGGAATAGCTTGGAAAGGCAGGACTGCATATCCTGCCGGGGAGCATACATGAACCTTTCAAAAGAACAGGCGCAGTCTGCGCTCTCGATGATGGTGCGTTCACGCCATTTCGAGGAGTGTATCGATGACTTCTTCAAACGCAAGGAGATGCACGGAACAACCCACCTGTCCATCGGGCAGGAGGCCTGTCAGGCAGGTCTCTCCCTGGCACTCGACCAAGGTGATTGGATCGTTCCAACCCATCGATGCCATGGTCACACCATAGCCCGGGGGGCCAACGAGCGCAAAATGTTCAGTGAGATGTTCGGTTCGGCAGACGGCATCTGCAAGGGGCTCGGCGGTTCGATGCACATGACTGATGTGCAGACTTGGAATGCAGGTTCCTCGGCGGTGGTCGGCAGCGGGGTGAACCTTGCCGCAGGACTTGCCTTCGCTTTGAAAATGCAGAAAAGCCAAGCCATCAGCGTGGCAATTTTCGGAGACGGGGCCACAAGCCGCGGCTCTGTGCACGAGAGCATGAATCTTGCTTCGGTCTGGTCGCTTCCCATTCTGTTCTTCTGTGAAAACAACGATTATGGCATGAGCGCCGCTGCAAGCCGCATGGTCTCCACCTCCTCCATTGCAAGTCGTGCCGATGCTTACTCCATCAGTCATGCAACCGTAGACGGCAATGATGTGGAAGCAGTCTATGCTGCCGCACAGAAGGCAGTAACATACATCCGCACCACCGGCAAGCCGTATTTTTTGGAAGTGAAGACCTATCGATGCTGCGGGCACTCAAAAAGCGACCCCTGCATCTACCGCAGTCGGGAGGAAGAGGCGGCTTGGAGTGAACGCGACCCGATTTTCCTTTTCTCCCGCAGGATGGTCGAAAGCGGCCTCTATAGCGAGGAGGATGTCTCCCGTCTCATTCTGGAAGCACGCAAACACATCGACGAGGCTGCCGTGGATGCTGCGGCAATTCGCAATCAACGAATCAGCCTCGATCAGGCGATGGAATACCTCTTCGCCCCTGAGGAGGAAGAGGTTTACAAGGTATGTCAGTCGACGACACGAATGAGCTACCGTGAAGCCATACGCCAAGCCCTGGACGAGGAGATGAGCCGCGACAAGGCGGTGCATCTCATCGGTGAGGACATCGGCCTGTACGGCGGTTGTTTCAAGGTCACCGGAGACCTGTATGCAAAGCATGGGGCGCAGATGCATGAAACACCAGTCAGCGAGGAAGCCTTCACCGGACTTGCCGTCGGGGCTTCTTTACTTGGGCTTCGGCCGGTGGTTGAGATCATGTACGGCGACTTTTCCACCCTTGCAAGCGATCCGATCATCAACCATGCAGCCAAGATCCGGTTTATGAGTGCGGGCCAGCTGTCGTGTCCGATGGTGCTTCGCTCCCCGATCGGCAGCGGGACCGGCCACGGCGCTCAACACACCCAGTGTCTGGAGGCGATGTTTGCCAATATTCCAGGTCTGATCATTGTCGCACCTTCGTGCCCGGGTGATGCAAAAGCCCTGCTCAAGAGTGCAATACGAAGCAACAACCCGGTGCTTTATTTTGAACACAAGCATCTATACAACAACCTGGGACCGGTAGGGGACGAGCAGTATTTGCTGCCCATCGGCAAGGCCATCACCAAGAAGCGTGGCAAGGATGTGACCATTGTCTCCTACAGCCATGCAGTCACCACATGCCTTGAAGCCTCGGTCCGGCTGAGTCTGCAGGATGAGATTGAGGCCGAGGTCATAGATTTGGTCACACTCAAGCCGATGGACACCCAGACAATCCTGCGCTCTGTTAAAAAGACCGGCAGGTTGTTGGTGGTCCATGACAGCCCCGAATACGGTGGATACGGTGCCGAGGTCATCGCCTGTGTAACCAGTGACAGCGAAGCCTTGGCCGGTTTGCAGGCGACACCGAAGCGACTATGCGGCAAGGAGCTTCCCATTCCGTTCGCACCTGAATTGGAAACGGAGGTAATTCCTTCCACAGAAGAGGTCATGCAGGCGGTTCGTTCGCTTTTCTAGGCTGGATAGACTTTCCTTTTTTTCCTGTAGACGCTAGAATACAAGCCACTTGCTCTACGCCTCGGCGTAGAGCGTATCTACAGGAGTAAGAACAGCATGGATATCGATGTAAAGAACCTGCATCCACTGGAAGTCCGCCTGCTCAGGCATGTCGACCTGAACGAGCAGATCACAGCCGAGCGCATCATCGACGAACTCGGTTACAACGTGGGGCAGTGCAACCAGGCGTTCAGCTGGTTGAGCGCAAAGGGCTACCTGGTCGAAACGAGCCGTGAAACACGCGTCATGTATGAACTGACTGAATTCGGACGAGAACAGCAGCAAAAGGGAACTCCCGCCCAGCGCATCTTTACCTTTATCAAGGCTGAGGGACCTCAGGCGCTGCCTGAGCTTGCCTTGGCCCTGCAGCTGGAAAAGAGTGAGATCGGATCAGCCTTCGGCCAGCTTTCCAAGGCCGGTTATGCAAGCATGAATGAAGAGAACAAGGCCCAGGCTCTCTCAGAGGAGCTTGGCGGTGAGTTTGTACTTATCACCGAGCTGCTCCGTCTCGGTCTTGCGGGCGAGCTTTCAGAAGCAGATCTGAGTGAGGCGCAGAAATCCGCCATGGCCAAGATTGCCAAAAAGCGGGGTGCGGCCAATTCGCCGTTCAAAGTCATAGAACGGGAATATATCGGGTTTGCATTGACAGCTGAGGGAAAGAGCGCTAAAGAGGCCATCCTGAAAGCACATATCACCGGCGAAGAGCTGGGACTGGTTACCAGTGAGATGTTGAGCACCGGCAGTTGGAAAGAAGGATCGTTCCGTCCCTACGGACTCAATGCTCCCACCAGTCGTCTGATCCCGGGCCGGCACAATCCCTACGGCAATTACCTGCAGTGGGTGAAGGACAAGCTGTGCAGTCTGGGTTTCGAAGAGTTCGATGGACCGCTGGTTGAGAACGAATTCTGGAACGGTGATGCCCTGTTCATGCCGCAGTTCCACAGCGCACGCGACATTCACGATGTGTATTACGTCAAAGATCCGGTGCATTGCAAGGAGATAGAGGAGCCGTGGCTCAGTCAGGTTGCCAAAACCCATGAGGATGGATGGACAACCGGCAGCCGGGGTTGGAGGTACAGCTTCGATCACGAGTTTACCCGCCGTCAGGTGCTCCGCAGCCAAGGCACCGTCCTGTCCGCCCATCAGCTTCCCAAGGCCAAGGTTCCCGGCAAGTACTTCGGGGTGGCCCGTTGCTTCCGCTACGACCAGGTCGACGCCACCCACGGGGCCGACTTCTACCAGACCGAAGGAATTGTACTGGGTGAGGATGTGAATCTGAAGACCCTGCTCGGACTGCTGAAAATGTTCGCCGAAGAGATTGCTGGAGCCGAGGAAGTCAAGTATGTTCCCGGCTACTTCCCCTTTACCGAACCCTCGATCGAGGTGCACATCAAGCATCCGGTGCTTGGTTGGTTCGAGCTTGGCGGCAGTGGTATTTTCCGCCCCGAGGTCACCAAGGCACTGGGAATTGATGTACCGGTACTCGCATGGGGCTTGGGCATCGACCGCATGGCTCTTATGCATCTGGGTCTGAATGACCTGCGCGAGCTCTTTACCCCGAACATCGAGTCGGTTCGCATGAGGAGAGGAAACTAATGCCAAAGATTGAAACCACCAGCAGGCTCTTTTTCAGCTTGCTGGGAAAAACACTGAGTGATAGTGAGCTGGAAGCACAATTCCCGGTTGCCAAGGCGGAGTTGGACGGCCATGAGGAAGATGTGCTGAAAATCGAGCTCAACGATACCAACCGCCCTGACTTGTGGTCTGCGGCCGGCATCGCACGCCTGTTGAAGTCCTACGAAAAAGAAGAAGTCATGCTCTATGATTTCTTCTCCACTGCAGACGAAACCTTCGACAGCGAAGGCCGTTCCCTGGTCGTCGACGCTTCGGTCAAGGAAGTGCGACCGTTCTCCATCGGGTTTGCCGCACGCGGACACAAGGTGAGCGAGGACGACCTTGAGGCCCTGATCCAGAGCCAGGAGAAGCTGTGCTCCAACTTTGGGCGCAAGCGTAAGACCATTGCCATGGGAATCTACCGCTCCGATCTGATCAAGTACCCTGTTCACTACCGTGGCGCCGATCCCGATGCCACCTCCTTCATTCCCTTGGGAATGGATAAGGAGTTGACCTTGCGTCAAATCTGCAGCGAACATCCCAAGGGAAAAGAGTACGGTCATATTGTCAGCGACCATGCGCTCTTCCCCTTCCTGCACGACGACAACAACGATGTGCTCTCCTTCCCTCCGGTCATCAACAGCGACCGCATCGGGGCTGTCGAAGTAGGGGATGAGAACCTCTTCCTCGAACTCTCGGGTATGGACTTGAAGGACCTGCTGCTTGCAGCCTCGATCATGGCCTGTGATATGAGTGACATGGGCTTTGAGATCCTTCCCGTCAAGGTCATCCTGGGCGAAGAGACTGAGTTCGGCAGTGAGATCACCGTTCCGTATTACTTCCAGGAGCCCGTCTCCTGCACGATGGCCCAGATTCATAAGACGCTGGGCGTGAAGCTCGGCAGTGATGAAGTGATTGCATCGCTGAAGCGTATGGGAATGCATGCCATCTGCGACAGTGATGTCGTCTATGCAACGGTGGCCGAGTATCGCAACGATTTTCTGCATCCTGCTGATTTGATCGAGGATGTGATGATCGGCTACGGGCTGAATAATTTTGCACCCGAGATGCCCCAGGACTTCACCGTCGGTCGCCTCAGTCCTGCCGAGGAGATGGGCCGCAAGGTAAAAGACCTGATGGTCGGCCTGGGCTTTCAGGAGATGATGTACAACTACCTCGGTTCCAAACGCGAGTATGTGGACAACATGTCCTACCCTCAGGAGAAGTGCATCTTCATCTCCAATCCGATGAGTGAGAACTATGAGGTGGTGCGCCCCTCGATCATTCCTTCATTGTTGGAGAGTGAAAGTGTCAGCGCCCATGCCCCGTTCCCGCACAAGATCTTCGAGGTAGGCAAGGTAGCCTTCCGCGATGAACATGACAACAGTGGAACGACCACCCGCAACACCCTCGGCTTCCTGGCCAGCGACAGCGTGATGGGATACAACGACGTCTCATCGTTGGTCAATACGCTTCTCTACTTCCTGGGAAAGGAGTTTAGCCTCGCATCCCTTGAAGGAGACGGCAGGTTCATCGACGGCCGCTGTGCGCGCATCATGGTCGGACAGATCGAGGTCGGTGTCTTTGGTGAGATTCATCCCCAGGTTCTGGAAAATTGGGGCAGCACCATGCCCACCATCGCCTGTGAGATTGATTTGGATCTGGTGATGGCGAACTAGGCAGGTTCTTTATTATCAATGCGGGCTGCAGGATTTCCTGCAGCTTTTTTTATGCTACAAGAGCATGATCAGGAGAGCGGCGATAGCCGAGGCGAAGCCCAAAAAGAGGTCGGTGAAGGAACCGCGCAGTGCCTTGATCCGGTGCAGCACCTTCGCCCCCGGTTTGCTGACTGCCACAGCAAACAGCAGAATCCCTCCAAGGAGTGTGTACAAGGTCTTGAGCATATTCGGTGTGTTGAAAAAGAAGTCATGCCCATAGCCCAAGGCTTGTTTCTGACCGAGCAGCGTCCCGATGAATGCCATCACCTGAGGAGCAAAAACTCCGGTGAGAACGCACATGACAGCCAGCATCAGGAGCCCCAGGTGCAAAGAAACGGGAAATCGGGGCAGGCTGCCTTGCATGATCGGCTCAAGGGGCTGCCTGGAAGGCAGAAAGATACGGGAGAGCTTGATGAAGGAAGCCACCGTTGCGGCCCCTGCAATGCTGAGGATGACATATTGCCATCCACCCTTGAGGGAGTAGGTGAGCAGCGTCTTGCTGAAGAACCCATTGAACGGGGGAAGGGCTGTGATGGAGAGGGCTGCAATGAAATAACAGAGCATGGTCAACGGCAGCTTCTCTCCTTCCTCACGCAACCGATAGTTTGCTCCTCTGAGTGTATAGACATTACGGTTGCCACCGCTGTCGGTAGCGGTTCCGATCGAGAGAAAGAGCAGAGCCTTGAAGAGAGCGTGGCAGAAAGCATGGAAGAAGGATGCTGCGAGCAACAACGAACCTGCTCTCGTTTCCAAGCCGTAGTGAAGCGCCAGACCCCAGGCACTGACCACATACCCTATCTGGCTGATCGAGTGGTAGGCAAGCAGCTGTTTCGCATCGCTCTGGGCAAGGGCGAAAAGAACCGCCAGCAGGGCGGTGATGGTCCCTGCCCAACTGAGCGGAAGGCTCATTGCACCAGAGAGAGGGGAGAGTGAGAATACGCGAATCAACGCAAAGAGAGGAATCTTCAGCAAGACGCCTGAAAGCATGGCCGAGACTGCATGGGGAGCCTTGGAGTGGGCATCGATGAGCCATAGCGAGAGGGGCATCACGGCAACCCGTAAGAGTATGGGAACTACCAACAGCACGAGACAGAGGAGGGCGGTTTTCTGTGCCTCCGGTCCAAGGCCGGCAAGTCCTTGGGCAATTCCTTCGTAGCTGAGTGAGCCGGAAAGACGATAGAGGCCGAATGTACCCAGCAGGAAGAAGACCATCGCCGATGAGGAGATCATGAGGTAGGAGAAGGAGGCATACACGGCATGGCCCTTTTGGCTGCTTGCTATCAATACATAGGCGGCAACACCCATCACCTCAAGACATACAAACAGGTTGAACAAGTCGCTTGTCATGGCGATGGCGCTGATCGCTGCATTCTGGATGAGAATCAGGGCGGTGAAGGAGGAGTGTCCCGGCCCCACCTTGCGTGAGTAGATCCAAGAAGGAATGGTGACGGAGGCGGCGAGGAGAATCATGAGCATCGACAATCCGTCGAAGCTGAAGGTTATTCCGATAATGCCTCTATAGGAACCCGCCACTGCATCGATGCTTCCCGTTTCCTGCAATACCGGATAGAGAGAGAGGACAATAATGACAGGAAAGGCCAAGCCGATGATGACTCCCACGTATTCGGCAAGCCTGCGTACCTTCGTAGGAAAGAAGCTCTTGCAAACCAGAATCAAGGCTGCACCTAGCAAAGGGAGGTAGATGGGAGAAAACATCAGGTTTGCATTACTCAGCATGGATTCCCCCTACCACAAGAGATTTGCGGCCATGAATCCTATAGCCAGGGCATAGCCGAAAAAGAGATCGGCGAAACCAACCTCTTTGGATGAGAGCGGCCGGATAAGCTTTCTCACCCAGGCCGTCCGTGTCAGGACGATGCAGAGGAACGCAAGACCGACCGTGACAAGGGTTTTTCCCAAGTCTTGATACGCGTAATACGCGATATACCCTCCCTTTGCCTCGGAGAGAGGGGTGAGAATATGAACAAGGAACCTTTGGATCCTCTCATAAAAGAACCCTCCAGCGAGGATCATAAGGGCAAGCAGGGCATAGGAAAGCTTCATTGTTTTCGATACGACACAGCTTTCATCAACGGCCAGGGCTTTTTTGGAAGGGAGAAACATGAGAGCCAATTTGCTGTAGGCAACGATGGTAAGAACCGATGTTATGGACAGCAGATGCACCGAGGCATGGTTCTTTGCAAGGTGCAGCATGGTGTTCTTTCCCATGAACCCGATCGTTGGCGGCAGGGCTGTCATGCTCAGGGTGGCAATGATGAAGCAGATGAAGGTAAGAGGGATTCGCTCTCCCCTCTGTCTGAGTGCCGCAATTGCTCCTCGTGCCTTGTTCAGGTCCTTTGTGCCAAGGACGTCGGTTGTGGTTCCGACGGTCAGAAAGAGCAAAGATTTCGAGAGTGCATGGCAGAAGCCGTAGAGCAGGGCGATTCCAAGCAACAGGGCTCCTTTTTCGGTCTCTATGCCGGCCTTGACGGCCAGACCGTATGCACATACCACATAACCGATCTGGCTGATCGAACTGTAGGCCAACAGTCGTTTTGCCTGGTGTTCGAAGAGAGCGAGCAGGATGCCGACGACCGAAGAGATGCCTCCCGCCCAAGCCATGATGAATCCGATGCGCTGACTTCCCACCACCAAGAGCAGCAGCCGGACGAGGGCGAAGAGGGGAATCTTGATCAGAACCCCCGAGAGCAGTGCCGATACTGCATGCGGAGCCTTGGAGTGGGCTCCGACCAACCAGCCGTGCAGGGGAAAGACTGCACTTCGCAGCAGTGTGGAGATGACGATGAGAACCAAGGAGAGCTGGGCCACCACCAGGTCGTTTCCTCCAAGGTTGTTCTTGGCTGCTACGATGGCTTCATAGGAGAGTGAGCCGGTGATACGGTAGAGTCCGAAAGTCCCAAGCAGGAAGAAAACCATGGCGGTTGCGCTGTATAGGAGGTAACTGAAGGAAGCCAAGGCTGAGCTGTCCTTCTCGCTTGAAGCCACCAATACATAGCTGGTGATGCCCATCACCTCCAGACAGACGAACAGGTTGAAGAGGTCGGCGGTAAGGCTGGTAGCGGCAACTGCAGCACATTGTACGAAAAATACCACGCTGAAGGTGTTCTGTTTGGGGCCGGCGTGTCTGCTGTACAGCCAAACCGGAATGCTTACGAGCAGGTGCAAGGCGATCAAAAGATAGGAGAGTCCATCAAAGTGATA
Proteins encoded:
- the pheT gene encoding phenylalanine--tRNA ligase subunit beta, encoding MPKIETTSRLFFSLLGKTLSDSELEAQFPVAKAELDGHEEDVLKIELNDTNRPDLWSAAGIARLLKSYEKEEVMLYDFFSTADETFDSEGRSLVVDASVKEVRPFSIGFAARGHKVSEDDLEALIQSQEKLCSNFGRKRKTIAMGIYRSDLIKYPVHYRGADPDATSFIPLGMDKELTLRQICSEHPKGKEYGHIVSDHALFPFLHDDNNDVLSFPPVINSDRIGAVEVGDENLFLELSGMDLKDLLLAASIMACDMSDMGFEILPVKVILGEETEFGSEITVPYYFQEPVSCTMAQIHKTLGVKLGSDEVIASLKRMGMHAICDSDVVYATVAEYRNDFLHPADLIEDVMIGYGLNNFAPEMPQDFTVGRLSPAEEMGRKVKDLMVGLGFQEMMYNYLGSKREYVDNMSYPQEKCIFISNPMSENYEVVRPSIIPSLLESESVSAHAPFPHKIFEVGKVAFRDEHDNSGTTTRNTLGFLASDSVMGYNDVSSLVNTLLYFLGKEFSLASLEGDGRFIDGRCARIMVGQIEVGVFGEIHPQVLENWGSTMPTIACEIDLDLVMAN
- a CDS encoding complex I subunit 5 family protein, whose protein sequence is MLSNANLMFSPIYLPLLGAALILVCKSFFPTKVRRLAEYVGVIIGLAFPVIIVLSLYPVLQETGSIDAVAGSYRGIIGITFSFDGLSMLMILLAASVTIPSWIYSRKVGPGHSSFTALILIQNAAISAIAMTSDLFNLFVCLEVMGVAAYVLIASSQKGHAVYASFSYLMISSSAMVFFLLGTFGLYRLSGSLSYEGIAQGLAGLGPEAQKTALLCLVLLVVPILLRVAVMPLSLWLIDAHSKAPHAVSAMLSGVLLKIPLFALIRVFSLSPLSGAMSLPLSWAGTITALLAVLFALAQSDAKQLLAYHSISQIGYVVSAWGLALHYGLETRAGSLLLAASFFHAFCHALFKALLFLSIGTATDSGGNRNVYTLRGANYRLREEGEKLPLTMLCYFIAALSITALPPFNGFFSKTLLTYSLKGGWQYVILSIAGAATVASFIKLSRIFLPSRQPLEPIMQGSLPRFPVSLHLGLLMLAVMCVLTGVFAPQVMAFIGTLLGQKQALGYGHDFFFNTPNMLKTLYTLLGGILLFAVAVSKPGAKVLHRIKALRGSFTDLFLGFASAIAALLIMLL
- a CDS encoding complex I subunit 5 family protein, which translates into the protein MSIDTLFLAPIYLPLLAASLILAAKAFAGETVRKAFELLGFLIGLVLPAFALFALRGAVWDHQSVETVIGAWETSLGVHYHFDGLSYLLIALHLLVSIPVWLYSRHAGPKQNTFSVVFFVQCAAVAATSLTADLFNLFVCLEVMGITSYVLVASSEKDSSALASFSYLLYSATAMVFFLLGTFGLYRITGSLSYEAIVAAKNNLGGNDLVVAQLSLVLIVISTLLRSAVFPLHGWLVGAHSKAPHAVSALLSGVLIKIPLFALVRLLLLVVGSQRIGFIMAWAGGISSVVGILLALFEHQAKRLLAYSSISQIGYVVCAYGLAVKAGIETEKGALLLGIALLYGFCHALSKSLLFLTVGTTTDVLGTKDLNKARGAIAALRQRGERIPLTFICFIIATLSMTALPPTIGFMGKNTMLHLAKNHASVHLLSITSVLTIVAYSKLALMFLPSKKALAVDESCVVSKTMKLSYALLALMILAGGFFYERIQRFLVHILTPLSEAKGGYIAYYAYQDLGKTLVTVGLAFLCIVLTRTAWVRKLIRPLSSKEVGFADLFFGYALAIGFMAANLLW